The DNA window CTATCATATCAGATATACCAATATGTTTTGCCTGCATTTTGCCAAAACAGCGAGTCTACTGATTCTCTCTTCGGATACTATTACCTAGTAGCATTCTTTTCACCTAGCCTTctacttatataaatatatgtcaaTAGCTCGAGCTTAATACATTGATTACTGTTGAATCTTAATTTCAGGGGAAAAGACAGGAAAATACTTGGAATCACAAAAGTTATGAATGATGCACACTGGTAGAGATTCACAAATATAATGTACCTTTTAAGTGACTTCTCTTGATCAGTATGGCATGCAGCATCACCAGTGTCTCCAGTTCCATTGGTTGCACCCACATTACAATTCGCACCATTTGTTGCATCAATCATCAGGTACTGCAAGGGGTTGCTAGGCACATTCTCGAGGACAGCGTTAACCATGGAACTCTCTGAGCTGGTCAGCCTAGTCTTCTGTCTCGGTGAATTTGGCCCATAGACACAGCTACCTTCAATGCCAGCAGCATTTCCACCCCCTTCCACTACAGCATCGAACGACTCCCCAGCTTCACCAAGCGGCTGCAGATTCCCTTCCTCAATTGAGTAAGTTGGGCTTTGGAACGTTGTCAGCACATCCAAGATAGCATCAGAATCGCTGCAAGCTCTCCTGAGAGGAGGAAGGTTGTGGCTTTTCCCAGAGTCTGCGAGGAGATCATCGAGCCAACACGGCGGCTCACCAACGAATGGATCCTCTGACGGAAACCTGCAGCTCTGCGTGAATAAGCTGTCATCTCTTCTCGTGATTTGCGGACCCAGGGGCGGGTAGCGGGGTGGGAGATGTGGTGACCGAGACATGGCGAGAACACACCCGCAgactcgccgccgctgttcaCCTCTCTTGTGCTACTCAACTACAGCCCATCCAACATCATCCCCTCGATTCCGTTCATctgcaaaaccaaaaaacacatataacaTGTGACGAGGAACACAGTAAACATGCATCAAGTATAAATCAAGGCACCCTGGTAAGCTACATTGCCACAGAAATATCTCCTGCTACAAAAAAAACGATCTTTTATGGGATCAGAACATAGGAAGAACATCATAAACATGTAGCATGAAAAAACAAGTGCAAATTAATCTCCCGGTGcctgcaaactaaacaagcaaGTGCAGAGGAGGACCTAGCGCGTGGGGACGACGAGGGTTCAGATGTACAGTACCCCCAAcaaaatttcttcttttttaaaaaaaggaaaacacaaGCAGCTATTACAATTAGTACTAAACCCCCAACACGAAGGAAATCAAGAAGAAACCGGGACTGATTACACGCAAAGAAAACCAATCCAATCCCGGACGGATTCCCAACCCGACGCCCCGCCGGATCATCAAGCAGCACCGAGTACTATGGACCGCGAAcacagagaaagagagagataaaagaaaaggagagaaccTTTGATCCGATTCCAACCGAGACGGAgtcaggcggcggcggaggagcaggtcggcgccgcgtcgcccggaAGCGcacgcgaggaggaggccgcccaCCCCGCGGCCGGGTACGGCGGAGGGCgttaccggcggcggcgggaatgGAGCGAGAAGAAAAGAGGGGGATTttgatggccggcggcggtggcgagctggcggagggaggaggagcagggtTCTAGGAGgaagaaaatgattttatGCCCCCCGAAAAGGAGGGGGGTTCGTACTATAATCACTGGCGTTATGGGCCAGGCCCAGCTACCACGCCCCCCGCGTCTCCGTTTTACTCCCAAATTTGGCAACTTttgggcatttaactttttgacacTTTTTGACACTGTTAcgaatatatttgttattggaTCATTTAGTTTTAGCgatcaattttagatatctcttagagatgctctaagccAGACGAAGTCAAAATTCCTATTTATGTTTGTAGAAAACGTCCACCCCAATTCGCTTTTTTAtccttataaattaaaatttgagtttttcGTCTAATTTTAGGACTTTTTaattagagtttatttttcaatctttgcTTTTTTATTACCaaggacatgtatataaaacttttcttCACGAATTGttctttgccttttttttccttcaacaAACAAAAGACGATTCCCACTGTCAAATTACCACCATGTTTGATAGATGACCTGCTTCCAACTTGTACGCAGTGATTCAAGCatgattgtttgggtgttttaCGGAAGAAAAGGCAAAcatcatatgaaaaataatttatggataataattttctatatgtatttaaggtaatttaaaatcaagactgtaaaataaacttcagtaaaaaactctaaatttgactctaaatttaaagttaaaaaattaaaaacaaggTGTAGAGTGGAGGCGACGCAAAGCTTCTAGAAGCTTCACTTGCTGCACCTTCATGCAATCCTCCTCCTAAGTCCGGTCACTGCTCACATGCCATGCATTGGAGTCCTCTCCTCTCGAGTGCACACAAAGGAAAAGCTACGGTGAGCTAGAACGAAAAGCACCATGGCCTCGAAATGCTGTCTGATTCGGTGATTCCCCGTTTTTCACTGTCGCAGTCGTGTTTTTAACCTCACTTAGGGCGCTTTTTTTTATAGCAGCTCTACGCTCCATGAGCTTACAGCATCCTCAACTGcttatctatctcatcctctatcctgaaaatagaagatgaagactacaaattaagctccaacagaacggctatcatgtcatctatttttagatgtcatctattAATCATATCAAGAGAGAGAAcattcatatttggatgatctctctccaccctccaaagagatataaatgatattatatatggatgatctagtagagtataaagagatatgaagaataaaactagtttagatgattacccaaatgaaaatatagataatcaaatttagataagctgttggggatgACTAGTTGCCACTGAATTATCATCAAGCTGCTGCTAATTGACAGCCTGATgcgtagtagtagtagtaatgaACTCCAAATGGTTGGGCGGATCGATATGTTCGTCGGATTCCGGGCCAGCGTTGTGCAGAAATGGTTCAGGagttgcttgcttgcttgctgctgctgctgttgcagaCTGTTCCAGGCTTGTGTTCTGTGTGTGCCAGCGTGGGCACATTGGTCTTTGTATCTACTTCCATCGGTTCAAGCTTAATTTGTAGTAGCATTACCTTACCCGTGTGTAAAAAGAACTGGTGTGAGACATTAGCCCCGGTTAACTTGGCATTTAGTAGTTCTTTGGTGGATGCAAATCAGAGTACTGatatagagatttttttttttactttggcGCAGAAAAAAGCTTtagccttctctctctccttatGTTTTCCATTAGAGAACGTCATTAGAGCAgatataatagcaggctataagccagctataagtatattttaaaaagataaaagaaaagagacaAGGGCAGCGGGATACTAgtttgtagtcagctgcagcacggactccaagatacatgtgtgtatgacagatgagaccaaatattaattgtgtattctatgctattgtatgaattggctattaagttggctataaacaAATTAGAGCCaacagttggctatactattgaacttgctcttagtactaagaaatatatttaatgtacCGATATACTGTGCAGTTGTGCAAGTGTACATCAtcattttacaatttttactGTCTATTATGAATTGATTTCGGAAATAGGTTCATATGATAAATTTAGCGGAGAAAATATTAATGGACAAAAATTCAGGTGGTAATGTCACCATAAAAAGATATCCATGTCCAAGGTTTATacacccaaccaaacaagaTCTCTTCATACCTTAAACAACTCTTATAaatcaatcaaacaaaatCTCATGCTAGCCAAACTAATCAACGGAAACAACCAATCAATTACATAGGTATCACCACAACTAGATTAAAGTCAGCCTAGATTAAAAGGGATGAGTCAGTCTAAAAACATATGAGTAATCGAACATGCCCATCTTCGCATTGCGCAGGTTATTCACCCATGCTTTGCTCTGGCTGCCTTGCACAACTCctttagagcatcccaacagttcatctatctcattttctatcctaaaaatagagaatgaaagGTAAAGATTAAGCTCTAGCAGAACATCCATcgcatcctctatttttagatatcattcatatttggagagagaaactctatatctGAATGTTCTCACTCCATCCTCTAAAGAAATATAGacgatgtcatatatagataatcTGCTAGAGTACATAGAGATATATAAGATggaactgttttagatgatcatccaaataaagatatggataaccaaatttagatgatctgtCGATGAGATGCTCTTAGACTCTTTCTCGCCCATTTGACAACAACACAGTGGCAAATAAAATCAACAACCCTATTCAGTTTGATCGTcaaatagtctttttttttccttgactgacaataaattttagatgattttTGGACAATTAGCAGCACCTCACACAAAATCCTGAGTCTAAATACAGCGGTGTAGAAATGGAAGCAAACCATTTCGCTGAAAACCGCACCATACCAGCCCTGATGGGCAGCACTCGCTACAGCTGTATGTAGCTGCACTGCATGGCTAATTAGAAGTTTAGAACAAATACGGCTTGGCTTACTCTTGCAGCTGGCTGCGGTGTGCTGCCTATCCAGGCCATTGTTTCTCTATCCATTCCAAACACCACCATAATCTTTATATGATATCTGATCTGATAGTAAACTTCTAATTTATCGTCTTTGACAATATAATTCAATGCTTACATGGATGTGTGAATTTACAcggagatttttttaatgttttccACCtctttaatatttgtttttaaaaataaattattccagaacttatttacaaaataGACATCGTCTTGCCATGCTAGCTCCGTCTGTGTGATAGGATAATATTGTCACGTCAACTATATAAACATTGCCACGAAGCACAAATGCTGTGATGTCGATAAATTTCAACAAATTATGACGTGGTATTGTAAAATTGCCATGTCGGTTGGGTTGACCGGGTCTGGTCGAAtcgtaaaaattttagaaataagttttgaatgagtttatttttaaaaataaataatatattaaaatggtaaaaaaatgaaaaaaaattctaacacGAAGCTTCCAAGAGCTCCGAGGAAGAAACGCAGAATCACTAGAAGGTGCCTTTTTCTCCCTTtaatttttcatagaaaaagacAGTCGAAAATCATCTGATGGAGGAGAGCAGCAGGGAAAGCTCAGCCGTCCATTTGTCACTCCCAGGTCAGCCATCCCATCCCAGCGGATCTCACACAAAGCATATTCCCTCCACGTCAGCACATCCTCCCATTGGCCACGCCCACTGACACCCCGGCCCCACCTGCCAGCTCCGCCAGGTCAGCGACCCAGTGGCGGCTTCACGCGTGGCGTGAggacgtcgtcgtcttcctcccccCTACCGACTCGCGTCTCTCTCTCCAAATCCCACACGACTCGCCCGCGAACTCGGAGTCGGAGGCATCatggaggccgcggcggctgcggcggcgtcgatgACCGGGGCCGGGAAGGGGGGAGGGGACGCGGGCGCGGGCACGGCGCTGTCGTTCCTGTCGAGGGGGTGGAGGGAGGTGCGGGACTCGGCGAGCGCCGACCTGAGGCTGAtgcgggcgcgggcggactCGCTGCGGACGCTGGCCGACAGGGAGCTGGAGCAGCTGCTGGTGTCGGCCTCCACCACggtggccgcgccggcgccgcccgtcgccgcggGGGCGCCCATCGCGGAGGTGGAGTTCGTGCGCAACCGGATCCAGCCCAGGATCTCCGAACTGCGCCGCCACTACGCGTCCGGGGACCTGGCCGACCTCGCCATCGGCAGGAGGGTGCTCGAGGGCTGGGCGGTGCCGACGCAGCCCAGgggcgccaccaccgcccgcgTCGACCTCTCCGGGGTCACCGCCATACGCAACGCCCTCGTCTCCGACGTCGGATggaggcgcgccgccgcgtgggGCGGAGACGCGGAGGAGGACAAGGAGTGGGAGGTGGTGAGGATGATTCGCGGCGGGCTGAGGGAGTTGGAGCGACGCAGCCAGGGCAGCGAGATTTTGGGGGGACTCCCTGGCCCCGGCGAGCTCGTCGACAAATTCAAGTCGAGCCTGGTAATTCCGCGCTAATTCCTACTACTAATTGGTTCTCTTATGCAAGGGCTACTTCGATTATGAGAGTACTGTGTCCACTTCAAACGAAGAACTCGAGACTTTACTTGCATGATGATCTCCATAGAAATCAGtgacactaaaaaataatctggtGTTAGTGGTGAATACGACATGCTTGCGTTATGAGCTCCAAGCTCTGTCACTTTGTTCTCATGCCAATCCGAAATGCTGGACGAATGTAAAACAAATCACAGTTACAGAATTGATTCATAATCATGAAATTAGTTATGATTGCTACGTTTCATTTCAATTCATTCTTGCAAATGATATGCACGATTTTAATTCATTGTTGCAAAAGATATGCACGATTTTGTGTGTACCAAGTATGTGACCCTACCTCTGTTATTATATTTCTCAATTGAATTATAATGTCATATGGTTCAtccaataagaaaaaaaaatgatttaaacaAAAGGTACTGTCTTGCGTCATCAAATtctcatctatatttttttccttggtgCAGAAATCATTTAACATGGAGCCTCTTGGATCTAAGGTAACTCCACAAACCATAAAATTAGGACTATGGCTGTACTTTAACTGATATAAATTTCATTTACCATCTGAAAACatcctttttatttgattgcaatatttcaaaataattctAGGTAAACCCACATTCAAGATGTTTTCCCTCTATGATATGATGAATTGCAGTATTTTAATTtccctttatttattttggttggTTCATCTCTTTCTTCACTCATTGGTTTGATCTAGGTCAAAGAACATGTCATAAGAAGGAACTATCTTTCAAATTTGTATAGACACGGAGATGAtaaggccccctttgattcaacgGAAATTCAAAGGAATTctagaggattttattcctataggaat is part of the Oryza brachyantha chromosome 2, ObraRS2, whole genome shotgun sequence genome and encodes:
- the LOC102709710 gene encoding basic leucine zipper 34 — translated: MSRSPHLPPRYPPLGPQITRRDDSLFTQSCRFPSEDPFVGEPPCWLDDLLADSGKSHNLPPLRRACSDSDAILDVLTTFQSPTYSIEEGNLQPLGEAGESFDAVVEGGGNAAGIEGSCVYGPNSPRQKTRLTSSESSMVNAVLENVPSNPLQYLMIDATNGANCNVGATNGTGDTGDAACHTDQEKSLKRRSGQRSRVRKLQYIADLERTVDSLQNIGADLAVRVASLFQLRNALSMENKQLRRQITSLQQEKLVKDGQTQMLKKETERLKQVSARHRRSRSVASCFEANSSFGAADPSAISWQMLDDMSRLSLNGSAAPPRGGYGI